The following proteins come from a genomic window of Pararhodobacter sp.:
- a CDS encoding carbon monoxide dehydrogenase subunit G — protein sequence MQMIDSRTIAAAPDVVWAALLNPEVLKACVPGCEELTGSPEDGFEAVVVQKVGPVKAKFAGGVTISDRVDGQSLTLNGEGKGGAAGFAKGAAHVTLAPATTEDGTAGTLLSYEVEAKVGGKLAQLGSRIIDGFARKMADDFFARFQDALEGPEDEDEAAETDSAETEGDAPKKGWFKRMLGKD from the coding sequence ATGCAAATGATCGACAGCCGCACCATTGCCGCCGCCCCCGATGTCGTCTGGGCCGCGCTTTTGAACCCTGAGGTGCTCAAGGCCTGCGTGCCCGGGTGCGAGGAACTGACCGGCTCGCCCGAGGATGGGTTCGAGGCCGTCGTCGTGCAGAAGGTCGGCCCGGTCAAAGCGAAATTCGCCGGCGGCGTGACGATCTCGGATCGGGTGGACGGCCAAAGCCTGACGCTGAACGGCGAAGGCAAGGGCGGCGCTGCGGGCTTTGCCAAGGGGGCCGCGCATGTCACCCTGGCCCCCGCAACCACCGAGGATGGCACCGCGGGCACCTTGTTGTCCTACGAGGTCGAGGCCAAGGTCGGCGGCAAGCTGGCGCAATTGGGCAGCCGGATCATCGACGGGTTCGCCCGCAAGATGGCCGATGATTTCTTTGCCCGCTTTCAGGACGCGCTGGAAGGCCCCGAGGACGAGGACGAGGCCGCCGAAACCGACTCCGCCGAAACCGAGGGCGACGCGCCGAAAAAAGGCTGGTTCAAGCGGATGCTGGGCAAGGACTAA
- the purE gene encoding 5-(carboxyamino)imidazole ribonucleotide mutase, whose product MAVKVGIIMGSQSDWPTMREAAAILDELGVAYEAKIVSAHRTPDRLWDYGKTAVERGLQVIIAGAGGAAHLPGMMASKTRVPVIGVPILTRALSGVDSLYSILQMPRGYPVATMAIGGAANAGLMAAQMLAVGDADLAARVDAWRDALSASIPEEPRDE is encoded by the coding sequence ATGGCGGTAAAAGTCGGGATCATCATGGGCAGTCAATCGGACTGGCCGACAATGCGCGAGGCGGCGGCGATTCTGGACGAATTGGGCGTGGCCTATGAGGCCAAGATCGTCTCGGCGCATCGCACGCCGGATCGGTTGTGGGACTACGGCAAAACGGCGGTTGAACGCGGCCTGCAGGTGATCATCGCCGGCGCGGGCGGGGCGGCGCATTTGCCGGGCATGATGGCATCCAAAACCCGCGTGCCGGTGATTGGCGTGCCGATCCTGACGCGGGCGCTGAGTGGCGTGGACAGCCTCTATTCAATCCTGCAAATGCCGCGCGGCTATCCGGTGGCGACGATGGCGATTGGCGGCGCGGCCAATGCCGGGCTGATGGCGGCGCAGATGCTGGCGGTTGGGGACGCGGATCTCGCCGCGCGGGTTGATGCCTGGCGCGACGCCCTGTCGGCCTCTATCCCCGAGGAGCCGCGCGATGAGTGA
- a CDS encoding carboxynorspermidine decarboxylase — protein MQTPYYLIDKSRLLPNMEKIAWLREYSGAKCLLALKCFATWSVFDFMAAYMDGTTSSSLYEVRLGAEKFGKETHAYSVAYAEHEIDEVLAHSDKIIFNTIGQLQRFEAQSAGHTRGLRVNPGVSTSSFDLADPARPFSRLGEHDPEVIATVADKISGMMFHNNCENADFERFDAMLSLIEQQFGHLIRQMEWISLGGGIHFTGEGYPLERLAERLKRFADQNGVQVYLEPGEAAITGAATLEVTVLDTLFNGKHLAIVDSSIEAHMLDLLIYRESAKVSPNAGPHEWMVCGKSCLAGDIFGEFRFAEPLKPGDRLAFQDAAGYTMVKKNWFNGVKMPAIAIRELDGTIRQVRDFGYDDFAAALS, from the coding sequence TTGCAGACCCCTTATTACCTTATCGACAAGTCGCGGCTGTTGCCGAACATGGAAAAGATCGCCTGGCTGCGCGAGTACTCGGGCGCGAAATGCCTGTTGGCGCTGAAGTGTTTTGCCACCTGGTCGGTGTTTGATTTCATGGCCGCGTATATGGATGGCACGACCAGTTCCTCGCTCTATGAGGTGCGCTTGGGGGCTGAAAAGTTCGGCAAGGAAACGCACGCCTATTCGGTGGCTTACGCCGAGCATGAGATCGACGAGGTGCTGGCGCATTCCGACAAGATCATCTTCAACACCATCGGCCAGTTGCAGCGGTTCGAGGCGCAGAGTGCCGGGCATACACGCGGGTTGCGGGTCAATCCGGGGGTCAGCACCTCGAGTTTCGATCTGGCGGATCCGGCGCGGCCCTTTTCGCGGTTGGGCGAGCATGACCCGGAGGTGATCGCCACGGTGGCCGACAAGATCAGCGGCATGATGTTTCACAACAACTGCGAAAACGCGGATTTCGAGCGGTTCGACGCCATGCTGTCGCTGATCGAGCAGCAATTCGGGCATTTGATCCGGCAGATGGAGTGGATCAGTCTGGGTGGCGGCATCCATTTCACCGGTGAGGGGTATCCGCTGGAGCGTCTGGCGGAGCGGTTGAAACGGTTTGCCGATCAGAACGGTGTGCAGGTCTATCTGGAGCCCGGCGAGGCGGCGATCACCGGCGCGGCAACGCTGGAGGTGACGGTGCTGGATACGTTGTTCAACGGCAAACATCTGGCGATTGTCGACAGTTCCATCGAGGCGCATATGCTGGATCTGCTGATCTACCGCGAGAGCGCCAAGGTCAGCCCGAATGCGGGGCCGCATGAATGGATGGTGTGCGGGAAATCCTGTCTGGCGGGCGATATCTTTGGCGAGTTCCGCTTTGCCGAGCCGTTGAAACCCGGCGACCGTTTGGCGTTTCAGGATGCGGCGGGCTATACCATGGTCAAGAAAAACTGGTTCAACGGCGTGAAAATGCCGGCGATTGCCATTCGCGAGCTGGATGGAACCATCCGGCAGGTGCGCGATTTTGGCTATGACGATTTTGCGGCAGCGCTGTCGTAA
- a CDS encoding 5-(carboxyamino)imidazole ribonucleotide synthase, translated as MSDSLPLGACIGILGGGQLGRMLSVAASRLGLRCHIYDPAPNPPAGHVAERVTTAAWDDAEALRGFAASVDVITYEFENIPTATLDLLDSLRPVRPGRKALAVSQDRMTEKDFLSGLGLTTAPYRDVPDAAALRVGLDEIGTPAILKTRRLGYDGKGQARIMDPSQAEAAFAGMAGQEAILEGFVEFTHEISVIAARGVTGEVACYDPGENVHVEGILRTTTLPATLTPSQQMDAVLLAGRILNALEYVGVMGVELFVTAKGLVVNEIAPRVHNSGHWTQAGCAVDQFEQHIRAVAGWPLGNGARHVDVVMENLIGADMDRVPALARAADVQLHLYGKGEARPGRKMGHVNRIVRG; from the coding sequence ATGAGTGATTCCCTGCCCCTCGGGGCCTGCATCGGTATTCTGGGCGGCGGGCAATTGGGCCGGATGCTGTCGGTCGCCGCCAGTCGTCTGGGCCTGCGCTGCCATATCTATGACCCGGCGCCCAACCCGCCCGCGGGGCATGTCGCCGAGCGGGTGACCACGGCGGCCTGGGATGATGCCGAGGCTTTGCGGGGCTTTGCCGCCTCGGTCGATGTGATCACCTATGAGTTCGAGAATATCCCGACCGCCACACTGGACCTGCTGGACTCGCTGCGCCCGGTGCGGCCGGGCCGCAAGGCGCTGGCGGTGTCGCAAGACCGGATGACGGAAAAGGACTTTCTGTCCGGGCTGGGCCTGACAACGGCACCCTACCGCGACGTGCCCGATGCGGCGGCGCTGCGGGTGGGGCTGGACGAGATCGGCACGCCCGCGATCCTGAAAACCCGGCGGTTGGGCTATGATGGCAAGGGTCAGGCCCGGATCATGGACCCGTCGCAGGCCGAGGCGGCGTTTGCCGGTATGGCCGGGCAGGAGGCGATTCTGGAGGGGTTTGTCGAGTTTACACACGAGATTTCGGTGATCGCCGCGCGGGGCGTGACCGGCGAAGTGGCGTGCTATGATCCGGGCGAGAATGTGCATGTCGAGGGGATTTTGCGCACGACCACGCTGCCCGCGACGCTGACCCCCTCGCAGCAGATGGACGCGGTGTTGCTGGCCGGGCGGATCCTGAATGCGCTGGAGTATGTCGGTGTGATGGGCGTGGAATTGTTCGTGACAGCCAAGGGGTTGGTGGTCAACGAGATCGCACCCCGGGTGCATAACTCGGGCCATTGGACGCAAGCCGGTTGCGCCGTGGACCAGTTCGAGCAGCATATCCGCGCGGTGGCGGGCTGGCCGTTGGGCAATGGCGCGCGGCATGTCGATGTGGTGATGGAAAACCTGATCGGCGCGGATATGGACCGGGTGCCGGCGCTGGCGCGCGCGGCGGATGTGCAGTTGCATCTCTATGGCAAGGGCGAGGCGCGACCCGGGCGCAAGATGGGGCATGTGAACCGCATTGTGCGCGGGTGA
- a CDS encoding DUF1150 family protein: METPYDDLPKGQATYIREVARESLPDEIRAQLPEDGAVWGVHTPEGECLALARHRSDAFMLARENDWAPVSVH, from the coding sequence ATGGAAACCCCATATGACGATCTGCCAAAGGGTCAGGCCACCTATATCCGCGAAGTCGCCCGCGAATCGCTGCCCGACGAGATCAGGGCGCAACTGCCCGAGGATGGCGCGGTCTGGGGGGTTCACACCCCTGAGGGCGAATGTCTGGCGCTTGCCCGCCATCGGTCGGATGCGTTCATGCTGGCGCGCGAAAACGACTGGGCACCGGTCAGCGTGCACTAA
- a CDS encoding YdcH family protein: protein MNAAVELNHEEVLRVKLEVLKREHRDLDDAIAAMHDRGTSDELAMKRLKKRKLALKDEISRIEDELTPDIIA from the coding sequence ATGAATGCCGCCGTTGAGTTGAACCACGAAGAGGTCCTGCGCGTGAAGCTGGAGGTTCTCAAGCGTGAGCATCGTGATCTGGATGATGCGATTGCCGCCATGCATGACCGTGGCACAAGCGATGAACTGGCGATGAAACGCCTGAAAAAGCGCAAACTGGCGCTCAAGGACGAGATTTCGCGGATCGAGGACGAGTTGACGCCGGATATCATCGCCTGA
- a CDS encoding Hsp20 family protein produces MNKFAFPSHPLLLGFEPLERLVERTARAGADGYPPFNIELIEPTRYVITLAVAGFRPEDISITLEDRQLVVRGQQGDPAEDRVFLHRGIATRQFRRIFALAEGVEVSAAALDNGLLKVSLERREPETVVRTIPITRG; encoded by the coding sequence ATGAACAAATTTGCTTTCCCATCGCACCCGCTTCTGCTGGGGTTCGAGCCGCTTGAACGGCTTGTCGAACGCACCGCCAGAGCCGGCGCAGACGGTTATCCGCCGTTCAACATCGAGCTGATAGAACCGACCCGCTATGTGATCACACTGGCCGTCGCCGGGTTCCGCCCCGAGGATATCAGCATCACGCTCGAGGATCGCCAACTGGTCGTGCGCGGCCAACAAGGCGACCCGGCCGAGGACCGCGTGTTCTTGCACCGCGGTATCGCCACCCGCCAGTTCCGGCGCATCTTTGCGCTGGCCGAAGGCGTCGAAGTCAGCGCCGCAGCGCTGGACAATGGCTTGCTCAAAGTGTCACTTGAGCGGCGCGAACCCGAAACCGTGGTTCGGACGATTCCAATTACGCGAGGCTGA
- a CDS encoding class I SAM-dependent RNA methyltransferase, whose translation MNTDLQIFLVASPGLEPLLADEARERGFKTVEPVPGGVTITGDWPEVWRANLSLRGAGRVLVRIAEFRAMHLAQLDKRARKLAWAEVLRADVPVKVETTCHRSKIYHAKAATQRIETAIREELCATISPEAALVVKARIEDDLVTISLDTSGEALHRRGHKMAVGKAPMRETLAALFLRQMGFDGTQTVVDPMCGSGTFPIEAAEIAADLLPGRSRSFAFETLASFDPNRFAALKTHAPKVPTARFHGSDRDQGAVGMAQKNAQRAGVADWCSFTRKPISDLTPPDGPPGIVMINPPWGARIGERKLLFALYGATGKTLRERFTGWQIGLIAPDAGLVKATGLGLEPAGAPVDMGGTKVTLYRGIPG comes from the coding sequence ATGAACACCGATTTGCAGATCTTTCTCGTGGCCTCGCCGGGGCTGGAACCGCTCTTGGCCGATGAGGCCCGCGAGAGGGGGTTCAAAACCGTCGAACCCGTGCCCGGCGGCGTCACGATCACCGGCGACTGGCCCGAGGTCTGGCGCGCCAACCTGAGCCTGCGCGGCGCCGGGCGCGTTCTGGTGCGGATCGCCGAATTCCGCGCGATGCATCTGGCGCAGCTTGACAAACGTGCGCGCAAACTGGCCTGGGCCGAGGTCTTGCGCGCTGACGTTCCCGTCAAGGTCGAGACCACCTGCCACCGCTCGAAGATCTATCACGCCAAGGCGGCCACCCAGCGGATCGAGACGGCGATTCGCGAGGAACTCTGCGCCACGATTTCCCCCGAGGCCGCGCTGGTCGTCAAAGCCCGGATCGAGGATGATCTGGTCACCATCAGTCTGGACACCTCGGGCGAGGCGCTGCACCGGCGCGGGCACAAGATGGCGGTCGGCAAGGCACCGATGCGCGAGACGCTGGCGGCGCTGTTCCTGCGGCAGATGGGGTTTGACGGCACGCAAACCGTGGTTGACCCGATGTGCGGCTCGGGCACCTTTCCAATCGAGGCCGCGGAAATCGCCGCCGATCTGCTGCCGGGGCGCAGTCGGTCCTTTGCCTTTGAAACCCTCGCCAGTTTTGACCCGAACCGCTTTGCCGCGCTGAAAACCCATGCGCCAAAGGTGCCGACCGCCCGTTTCCACGGCTCGGACCGCGATCAAGGCGCGGTGGGCATGGCGCAAAAGAACGCCCAGCGCGCCGGGGTTGCCGACTGGTGCAGCTTCACCCGCAAACCGATCAGCGACCTGACCCCGCCCGACGGCCCGCCCGGTATCGTGATGATCAACCCGCCCTGGGGCGCACGCATCGGCGAGCGAAAGCTGCTGTTTGCCCTCTATGGCGCGACCGGCAAGACCCTGCGCGAGCGGTTCACGGGCTGGCAAATCGGCCTGATCGCGCCCGATGCCGGGCTGGTCAAAGCCACCGGGCTGGGGCTGGAACCGGCGGGCGCGCCGGTCGATATGGGCGGCACCAAGGTCACGCTGTATCGCGGAATCCCGGGCTGA